The genome window ATTTGCTGGGTGCGGGGGAGGAAGTAAAACCTCTGTTTGGCCAGTTTGGTTGTATTATATTGTGTATTTCATTCTGgtgttgtttctgtttttgttttagtataATTGCATAAAAGTCAACATCATTAGCATTAAAGTAATCgtaattaaatatatgtatgtatgtatatcgtgtaaaactaaaaataaaacgctCGCTCTCAGCTCTTCGCGGCTCCTTCTTTACATATACATAAAAGTCAAATGGTTTAAAGTTATCTTCGCTTTAGTTTTACTTGCAATCAGCACTTTTGCACTAAAAATTATATCGacattctttttatttttctcatCTCTCAGCTCGCTTCGCTTTTCACAATGTTCTCAAATAACTCTAGTAACTCAAACAATCGAAACTAAATTCAAACTGAAATCAATCAAGGGAACTGACACGATAAATGATAAAAACCTGCCTTTTTTCTATATGTCTCTTCTCACAATTTGGTGTTTATAATCAAATGTGTGTTTTCATGTGGGCGTGTGTGGGTGTATGCGTGTGCCATGTTTTTCATGGAGATATGTGATGACCTCAAATGTTATCCTCAATTGTTTTCGCTTAAGTTTCCGTGTCGCTAGTCTGTTTCTTGGGTTTTCTCAtgttctgttttgttttgtttaagtCTAACACATAATTTAGTTGCTTTTGTTTAATAAtatatgatataaaaactaaataattaatacGTTCCAACGCATAGCTAACTCGCAGTTGCTTCCGAGAACCGAGTTTTCACAAGCATTTTTCTTCAGATCAGATCCCTTCAAAACCATCTTCAtgtggtggtgttggtgtATTCAAGTGTTTCGGGGTTCGGGCTGTGTGGACCGTTCCGAAGGGAGGATCCTTGGACGCACACCAGCTTTTGACATCTTTCTCAGGTTGTTGGTTTTTAGTACAAGTACATATAGTTAATTAAATAGATAGGTCGGCAGGAGGCCCTCGCTCCCATCCTTAAATATGTTTGTTGTCGACAACAGAAATTCACTTAAACAAATGCCCAGCATTCGAGTGTTTTGATAACAAAGTCTTCTTGTGGCGCCAGAGGCTCATTGCCGTATGTGCTGCACTGCTGCGATCGTCCCTGGTTCAGGTCACCATCCAGCCACAGGCCAAAACGACCGCTGAAAATAGATTGAAGCACAAATTAGCAAGTGCCAGGTGCGCGCATCAAGTGCATCAAACTCACTCTCCAGCGCCAATCGAAAGGCTCTCCATGTTGCCTTTGATGAAGTACATATTCTCGCCAGTCCAATGGAACACCTTGAAGCTGGGGTTAAACTTGTAGAGCAGGGACTCACCGGTGCCGTAAAAGTGATCCGACACATGCAGTGAGCAGGAGGTGAGGGCACCAAATACCTACACGAGATTAAACAAGCATTAGTGCAATTTTATAAAACAATTTGCGTAACATTTCTTAATTGCTCTTATCTTCACTGCACTTAGCTTGAGCTTAAAACGCTGCTAATTGATGCATTCAAAAGGTAAAAACTGAATTCGTCTAATTACTACTTTAGACTTAATAATCAAATAAAGactaattgtattttattaaaaaggaAACAAAGTGGCAAGAAAATCAGTCAtatatttaatgaaatatgtgTGCAGTTCAATAGCCTTCTCAAAGCGAAAGACAAATACTAGTTTTACCCATTCAATTAAGATCTAATAATCTTTTAACTGCGCGACTCAATGATATTGAATCGTTCGTTCTTAAGGTGAGATTCAACTTACGTTGTGCTCCGTATCCTCAATGACAATCAGAACTGGACTCTCCAGACGCGCCATTTTGCGGTACAGGGAGTTAAGGGCGAAACCATGTTGTGAGGTGCTGAAGATCAGGGACCAGGAGTATCCCTCGGCTCTAGCCGGCAGATGTGAGCAGAGCTTCTCGCTGTCGAGCAGAAAAACCATCATTAGCTAAGATTCAATCAAAGGGTCCATTAAAGGCACTGCACTACTTACCGATGCTCCTCTGTGAGGATTTCTGTCTTGCCGATCAGGTCTGGTATGGGGAAGTCCAGGTCGAAGGAACCGGTGGCAAAGAGCGAGGTCTTGCGATATTCATCTGTGCTCATTGACAGCACCTGGAGGACGATTGATGAAAACAGCAGATATTAGCATAAGATGCAAGACATGAATGTACAACTATTAAACATAATCTAGTAGTGAAACATGTAATCAATtccaaatcaaaattaaattacatatctaaaatatattcaaatacGTTTCTGCTGTTTTTTGGAAAGGGGTTTGTGGGATTTAGCATTTCGAGTTCGGTGCTTTGCTTTGGTTGTTGGGTTTTCAATTGAACGTAATATACTTTAATACTTGGAGTGCAGTGCTAGTTTTCTGAGTCTGCCGACTTTGTGGGTGTCTCTTGTAGTGGTTAAAAAATCGAACTACAAATCAAAACGGCTCGCCGATGCCAAGGCACTAGCTGAGTGAACAAAAGTAAGAGAAAAGAGAGAACACAATTACACGAGGTAGGATGTATATTTTACAATGCTGAAAGATGTGCTTGTGAAAAAGGAACCGACCGGTTCCATACCATAATGCCCCTACAGAGCCCAACCAAGTTCAATCAAGAGAAGATGTTGTTAGAACCGACCATTATCTACCATAAATAGAACagatctatatatatatgtatatattcccaccattgcatttttttgttcGCAACTGTAAtaggttttatttaaattactttCGTTTTGCGATT of Drosophila mauritiana strain mau12 chromosome 3R, ASM438214v1, whole genome shotgun sequence contains these proteins:
- the LOC117143938 gene encoding TLD domain-containing protein 2 isoform X11 — encoded protein: MSAKTMKISKIAKYIKKRVLSMSTDEYRKTSLFATGSFDLDFPIPDLIGKTEILTEEHREKLCSHLPARAEGYSWSLIFSTSQHGFALNSLYRKMARLESPVLIVIEDTEHNVFGALTSCSLHVSDHFYGTGESLLYKFNPSFKVFHWTGENMYFIKGNMESLSIGAGDGRFGLWLDGDLNQGRSQQCSTYGNEPLAPQEDFVIKTLECWAFV
- the LOC117143938 gene encoding TLD domain-containing protein 2 isoform X12, which codes for MKMCELIVSHGLDREVLSMSTDEYRKTSLFATGSFDLDFPIPDLIGKTEILTEEHREKLCSHLPARAEGYSWSLIFSTSQHGFALNSLYRKMARLESPVLIVIEDTEHNVFGALTSCSLHVSDHFYGTGESLLYKFNPSFKVFHWTGENMYFIKGNMESLSIGAGDGRFGLWLDGDLNQGRSQQCSTYGNEPLAPQEDFVIKTLECWAFV
- the LOC117143938 gene encoding TLD domain-containing protein 2 isoform X13, whose translation is MFAAVPPAKVLSMSTDEYRKTSLFATGSFDLDFPIPDLIGKTEILTEEHREKLCSHLPARAEGYSWSLIFSTSQHGFALNSLYRKMARLESPVLIVIEDTEHNVFGALTSCSLHVSDHFYGTGESLLYKFNPSFKVFHWTGENMYFIKGNMESLSIGAGDGRFGLWLDGDLNQGRSQQCSTYGNEPLAPQEDFVIKTLECWAFV
- the LOC117143938 gene encoding TLD domain-containing protein 2 isoform X10: MWFAISLFAILAVCGLAGRRWGRYLYLHYGRHLLPRSLLSAKNRAPTPPLSPTKDDQSLEALLDESGEMHETVLSMSTDEYRKTSLFATGSFDLDFPIPDLIGKTEILTEEHREKLCSHLPARAEGYSWSLIFSTSQHGFALNSLYRKMARLESPVLIVIEDTEHNVFGALTSCSLHVSDHFYGTGESLLYKFNPSFKVFHWTGENMYFIKGNMESLSIGAGDGRFGLWLDGDLNQGRSQQCSTYGNEPLAPQEDFVIKTLECWAFV